One part of the [Synechococcus] sp. NIES-970 genome encodes these proteins:
- a CDS encoding alanine:glyoxylate aminotransferase: MSDRPTVQNAYRKAVKQLDLPPRLLLGPGPSNAHPRVLGALAMPPIGHLDPKYLEIMEEVKDLLRYTWQTANPFTISVSGTGSAAMEATLANMVEPGDKVLIGINGYFGHRLVDMANRYDAEVHTFSTAWGKAFTLEEITTAIAQHEPKILALVHAETSTGARQPLEGVKEICEKHGTMLLIDTVTSLSGVPLFLDEWGVDLAYSGTQKALACPPGLGPLTLSPRALDVLNNRKTPVKNWYLDMSMVSKYWGTGKRVYHHTAPINMNYALREALMLVAEEGLEARWQRHQEAADLLWAGLEDLGLQCHVDREIRLPTLTTVCIPDGVDGGAIAAQLMKEYNIEIAGGLGDLAGKVWRIGLMGYNARTENVTLLLAALKKVLF; this comes from the coding sequence ATGAGCGATCGCCCCACTGTCCAAAACGCCTACCGCAAAGCCGTCAAACAACTTGATCTTCCCCCCAGACTGCTCCTTGGCCCTGGCCCTTCTAATGCCCACCCCAGGGTCCTTGGCGCCCTAGCGATGCCCCCTATCGGTCACCTCGACCCCAAATATCTTGAAATCATGGAGGAAGTGAAAGACCTCCTCCGCTACACCTGGCAGACCGCAAATCCCTTTACCATTTCTGTCAGTGGCACTGGCAGCGCCGCCATGGAAGCAACCCTGGCAAATATGGTCGAACCCGGCGATAAAGTGCTGATCGGCATCAATGGTTACTTCGGCCACCGCCTGGTGGATATGGCCAACCGCTATGATGCCGAGGTCCATACCTTCTCGACCGCTTGGGGAAAAGCCTTTACCCTCGAAGAAATTACCACCGCCATTGCCCAACATGAGCCGAAAATTCTCGCCCTGGTTCATGCTGAAACTTCCACAGGGGCTAGACAGCCCCTCGAAGGTGTCAAAGAAATCTGTGAAAAGCATGGCACAATGCTCTTAATCGATACCGTCACCAGCTTGAGTGGTGTGCCCTTATTTCTCGATGAATGGGGCGTGGATCTGGCCTATAGCGGCACCCAAAAAGCCCTCGCCTGTCCCCCTGGCCTTGGCCCCCTGACCCTCAGTCCCCGTGCTCTGGATGTCCTGAATAATCGCAAAACACCGGTGAAAAACTGGTATTTGGACATGTCCATGGTCAGTAAATATTGGGGGACTGGGAAGCGGGTTTATCACCACACCGCGCCGATTAATATGAACTATGCCCTCCGGGAAGCCTTGATGCTCGTAGCCGAAGAAGGCTTAGAAGCCCGTTGGCAGCGCCACCAAGAAGCAGCAGATCTCCTTTGGGCCGGTCTCGAAGATCTGGGTCTCCAGTGCCATGTGGACCGTGAAATCCGCCTACCGACCCTCACTACGGTTTGCATTCCCGATGGGGTCGATGGCGGGGCGATCGCCGCTCAGTTGATGAAAGAGTACAACATCGAAATCGCCGGGGGTCTAGGAGATCTCGCCGGAAAAGTATGGCGAATTGGTCTGATGGGGTATAACGCCCGCACCGAAAACGTCACCTTACTGTTGGCTGCCCTGAAAAAAGTGCTCTTTTAG